CTCGATTTCACGGCACATGAGTCTGGCCCATACAAATTGAATGTTGCCAGCAACATAAGACGTAAGAAAACGTAAGTGAGGATGGAATGCGCCGTAAGGAATGTAAGGGAAATTGTTGAGCTGAAAAGGACATTGTGGCGGGGGAAAAATCCCTCCACGAAGAGAGTATTTCCCATCAGAAAAGTCCCAAAAAAGAGAGCAGGAGGGACCTAAGCCCACTTTGGTCCCTATATTTCCTCTATATACTTTGCGACTGGAACTCATGAAAATTTTAAGTTTGGCGCCTAAAAAAAGCTTTATAGAAAAGCTTTGCCGAGAACCGGCGTCGTTTCCATCATATATGAAACAAAGAAGATTATTTCACCCATTCCCGTTTGCCGGTTGTTGGCTGCTCTAAATAATAATGGCAAAAACAGAAAGggcgaaaacaaaaaaccagaAATTCAaatttgtactctttttcttTGCCAGGCAGTCAGCTGTTCCACAAAATCAGATGTAGGTGTCGTAGTAGTGTGTAGATGTAAAGTTGTGCAATTGACATGTAGCACAAAATTAAGACATGCTGAAAAATTAACGGAATTTTGAATCTAACCGTTTTTGTTATATGATTTCAGCTATGCCGAAACGTATTAAAAGTCAACTACTTCCATATTGTGTGCCCAAATTATTATCTAAATTTATGGAAAGTAAGGTAAATATTTAATAACTTGGAAAATTGTTACTCAAatttcatatatgtatatgcataaGAAGTGTTTTACAGATATGTATTTATACCCAATTGGCAGAGTTTTGCAATTTTGTACCCCGACCTCAAAAACCActtctgttttttgtttttgttttaacgtAACATCAGGTAATTTGTTTTTACATTTTTTCGTACAAAGGCCAGAATGGAAACGCCCATATTGAACTATCTAAAAAAATTACAGAAAAACTATCAGCAATCATTCCTCTCcggaaaattaaaaaatgcGTTGGTTTTTTATTTAGTTACGACCACcactttattttcattttgtgttttttgtaAGTTTAGTTCATTTTCATTAAGTTTGCTCAAATCATGTTCGATTAAATTACAAAGTGCTTAAACCTAAAAGTATGTGTGTACGTATGTATGGACTAAAATAGTTAACAAAGTTTGGCAATCAGTTACAGTTAGTGGAAACGAATTCAAAGAACCCATGTAGGCGTAGTACAACCAAAAAAACAACGGGAAATCGAAtcagtttaaatatatatgcatgtatgtatttttgtttttggttttcttattCGATCATGCGTTGGCCGAGAAATTGTGGCTCAATGCGATTAGTAGAAATGCAACAACGTGTAAAACGGCCCAAAAAAGAGCCGCCACAACCAATAGAATATCACACCAAAAATGGCAGAGTAAAACAAATCCAACAGATACAATAgattataattataattataattataattagtGAGAGTAGGTGAGTGTGTAAGTGTGTAAGAGTTTCTTCTTTGGTAAGGAGAGAATGTGAGGGACGCGGACCTAACTAACTTGGTAGGGGACACGACACAggtccagctgctgctcctgctcctgctcctgctgctgtcgTCGTGCCATTCATATTATAATAcgaacagattttcgtcctttgtgggggcggaaaagggtggggcgaaattctgagatatacgttttatagtgagatctaacagaagtgcggataccaaatttggttactctagccttaatagtttctgagatttgtgggtgccccagattttcgtcctttgcgggggcgaaagggggtgtggcgaaattttggaCCAAAAGATCAAGGTCCGATAttacaggagtgtggataccaaatttggttgctctggctcttataggttttgagatccttgaactcatattttgcaattggcaaaaccgaccatgaaacctgtgtgttagagagagacagagcgagaaagaatgaaattgttttcttgattctggctataatcattatacgatctggttcagattttgcactctagaagatatagtcatcttctacgattctgcgtttttggttttatcgtatctttaaaaatgtggatgccacagattttcgtcctttgtgggggcggaagtgggcgggccgaagttttgaaatattattgtagcagtgacatatcacagaagtctggaaccaaaacatcgttgctctagcccttatagtctttgagcactaggcgctgaaggggacggacagacggacggacggaccgacggacagacggacagacggacagacagacagggctcaatcgactcggctattgatgctgatcaagaatatatatactttatggggtcggaaacgattccttctggaagttacacacatccacttttaccacaaatctaatataccccaatactcattttgagtatcgggtataaaaatccaCATCTAAGCAGCATTCTCCGAAACACTCCGGAAAAACGAATCACAGTCCCAAAAATTGTGTGATATTTTCGTTGGTGCTTCTATTTTTGAAAATCTTAAATATAATCGAACATTCCGAGTGATGGCCGAACCGAATCTTATCTATGAGGATACCTACTCCTCCAGCTCCACTACTTCGGAAGACTCGGAGTATTTTATGGCTGAAGGGGGCTCTCAAAAAGATCATGATGAATCTTCCACAGCCACTGATTTGAGTTCTTATAATGATCCTTCGGAGGGGTCCATAAAAGACGATGGGCCAGCAGACGCAAGGCCAGGATGTGGTAAGCCGTAAACTAACGAGTTTCTGCAAAATTAAACCTTTCCACTCCAAAGGATCAATCGATCTTAAAAATGGCCAATTAGGCTTCTGGTGCGTTATTTGCTAATCTGTTTGCAAATTACGCTGCGAAATAAAAAGTAAGTACAGTCCTTTCTTGGCCTTCGATAACTatagatacatatatctatTTGCAGCATGCCCATTCCACATTCCTTTTAGACGACCAAAGGAATTTTtaaatatacattttttgctGGTTttcaaacaaataaatatatcTACTATTTGTACAGCAATTTTCAAATTCCTTAAGCCCTAATTTATTTTCCATAGATTTATTTCCTTTGTCCTTTGATGCACGCCCCAAAAACTATATTCACTCGTAATTTGAAAAGACGACTGGTCTTTCATTTAGTCGCTGTGCAAATCCATGTCTGGGGGAATGGAATATATTCTATGTCCTCCAACTAGGGGGCTGCGGGCTGGGGGCTGGTCTTGTCATTTAATATCCgcaagtgggcggggcgaagttttaaaatatgtttgtagcagtgacatatcacagaagtctggatccaaaacatcgttgctctagatcttatagtctttgagcactaggcgctgaaggggacggacggacggacggacggacggacggacggacggacggacggacggacggacggacggacagacggacagacagacagggctcaatcgactcggctattgatgctgatcaaaaatatatatactttatggggtcggaaacgattccttctggacgttacacacatccacttttaccacaaatctaatataccccaatactcattttgagtatcgggtataaaaatatatgacttattgatgcattaacataTAATTGACACCATTACCATACCATTAGCATATgcttttttgaaaaatattaTTGTTTTTAAACCCAGCCTCAAATTTTCATTTGAAGTACAAAATTCGTCAATGCAACAGCACTTTGCTAACAGCTCTCTTATCGGTTATCGATAGAACCACATAACAGTGGTTTTTGTGCGTTTAACAGGACACAAAAATTTGCGAAAACGGAAGCACCAAAAAACGAAAACGGATAATAGTCGCGCTTTAATACATTTGGGATTCGAATCTTGCGGGCCAAcacaaaaggaacaaattacATGGCATCCTTTTGATCACCAGCCGATATCCATCTATCGATTTCGTTCGAGTAGAGTCCAGGGCTACCTTTTACGGTATTTTATGTATGTTTAcggtatataatggtatatGGCAGCAATTTCATTTCACTTCATGTACCGTTAAAAAATCATTTGAAATGTTTTGTACTTTCGATATTGTATTTGCATTTAAAGTATTTATAAAAATGGAGTCAACAAGACTAACACAGCTTCAGCTCAAGGCACATGCAATTTCAGAAAGGAAACATCTTCAAAGGAAATTAAAGATAGAAAGAAAGAAGGGTAGACATTAGCACCTTCCGCTCCGCTCGTGCAGTGCCGACTGACTCGTGGATAGACTAATACGAAACCCTAACTAAACAGTAAGCTATACATAAATTAATCATATCGGTCAACAACTACAACTAAATATTAGTTAATATGCAGATATAGAGGGCTCCATAAGCTATTTACACTAGGCGTAGCAGGAGAGTCCCGCTGCCGGAGCCGGGCCCTCAGGAGAGGATCGGCGCACTGCAGCCGTTGTTCAAGCGGTACTCGGCATACACCAGCCCGGTGTTGTGCCAGTGGTAGAAGGCGGCCACGATGATAAGGTGCCACCAGTTGTGCGAGTGTCCCACAAAGTCCACCTTGCCCGTGAACCAGCGCTCCGGTATCTTGGCCGCATAGAACACAAAGGCGATGAGGCACAGCAGGTACATGACAACAATGCGGGGAGCCATCAGCTGCAAGATATCAAATCCGATGAGCATTTCTTGTAAGGCAAGGACCAAGGCTAATGTGGACTTACCCGGACCAGCTCGTTCTCCAGTCCACCCATCGCCACGGCCCAGTGGCCCAGAGGAATGACACCGTACGCGGACCAGAGCAACAGCACTGCCACCTTGCCGTTCATGGAGACATTCAGTTTGGGTATCTGCACAGCGATGGCCAGGCCGAACATGCCCATGGCAATGGTCGAGTACAGAGTGCGCAGAAAGGTGTGGCACCAGAAGGCATAGTACATTCCACTTATGTAGATGGCCACCAGCGAGAGGGATATGCCCAGGAAATCGACCGACAGGAACAGCTCATAGTGCTCCTCCGATTTGCACGAGAATATGTGATATATGGCGGACATCAGCATGCACAGGCAGAAGCAGACCAGCAGACAGACGACCAGCACCTGATCGGTCAACGGGGCGTGGATGCGCAGGAACTGAAA
This region of Drosophila miranda strain MSH22 chromosome 2, D.miranda_PacBio2.1, whole genome shotgun sequence genomic DNA includes:
- the LOC108157482 gene encoding progestin and adipoQ receptor family member 3 isoform X1, whose amino-acid sequence is MSPRPHDILEANAESECLSVAESACYIRQAAAKDGAADSGCWLDGQLVGSASETDASHQFPSNEEPNVLGHGPSYDEKRFKWLCNFDEAPSHLKFNPYIRRGYRTFLSNKLCLQSIFWWTNETINIWSHLAGCILFIALTIFDFQFLRIHAPLTDQVLVVCLLVCFCLCMLMSAIYHIFSCKSEEHYELFLSVDFLGISLSLVAIYISGMYYAFWCHTFLRTLYSTIAMGMFGLAIAVQIPKLNVSMNGKVAVLLLWSAYGVIPLGHWAVAMGGLENELVRLMAPRIVVMYLLCLIAFVFYAAKIPERWFTGKVDFVGHSHNWWHLIIVAAFYHWHNTGLVYAEYRLNNGCSAPILS
- the LOC108157482 gene encoding progestin and adipoQ receptor family member 3 isoform X2, translating into METTIVTTTTTTTNDLRRCKKIDLDGQLVGSASETDASHQFPSNEEPNVLGHGPSYDEKRFKWLCNFDEAPSHLKFNPYIRRGYRTFLSNKLCLQSIFWWTNETINIWSHLAGCILFIALTIFDFQFLRIHAPLTDQVLVVCLLVCFCLCMLMSAIYHIFSCKSEEHYELFLSVDFLGISLSLVAIYISGMYYAFWCHTFLRTLYSTIAMGMFGLAIAVQIPKLNVSMNGKVAVLLLWSAYGVIPLGHWAVAMGGLENELVRLMAPRIVVMYLLCLIAFVFYAAKIPERWFTGKVDFVGHSHNWWHLIIVAAFYHWHNTGLVYAEYRLNNGCSAPILS